aagtgtgaggtggtacactttggaaggacaaactccagggcagagtacagggtaaacggcaaggtacttggcagtgtggaggagcagagggatctggggattcatattcacagttcgttgaaagttgcctcacaggtggaaagagcagttaagaaggccaatgggatgttggctttcataagtcgcgggattgagtttgagctgcgaggttatgatgcagctttacaaaactctagttaggccacacttagagtactgtgttcagttctggtcgcctcattataggaaggatgtggaggcattggagagggtgcagaggagatttaccaggatgctgcctggattggagggtattgaatatgaggagaggcttaaggtgctagggctttattcactggaaaggaggaggatgagaggagacatgatagaggtatataaaatattgagaggaatagatagagtagacagtcagcgcctccttcccagggcaccaatgctcaagacgagaggtcatggctttaaggttatgggtgggaggttcaggggagatgtcagagggaggtttttcacccagagagtggttggtgcatggaatgcactgcctggggtggtggtggaggcagatacattgaacaggttcaagagcttgttggataggcatatggaggaacgtgagatagagggatatgcggaaggaaggggttaggtagtgtgagggtggtctgatggacggcacgacacagtgggccgaagggcctgttttgtgctgtatggttctatggttctaaaagatGATAAGAATATTCATAATCTAGACTGTTGTCTTTTGACTAAATGTGTCTAaataaatattaacttttttttgcaaactgaagagaaagctgaaataaatgttacatttttcttGTAGGATGAAGTCCACATGTCTGATGAAGCTATCCAGGATATCCTGGAGCAGACCGAATCTGATCCAGCATTTCAGGCTTTGTTTGATCTTTTTGATTATGGTTTGTACTAAACCCATCAAAAAATGTATATTCTGTGAACTTGTGCTCTTAAAATGGCTTTTCTTTTGGCTATCTGTATGTGATGATGACGTGTAAATAGAAGTCTTTGTGGAAAGAAATAGTTTCTCATTATTGCTAGGTTAAGATCGATAGAAAAATCTTTCAAGTGACGATTATAAGTGCAAAATACAGAATTGGCATTTCTCCATTATAGGTAAACATTTTCAATTTATCAAAGGTTTTGGTTCAGTTTGGCAACTGTATAACATTTTGCTATAAGAGCTAATTTACTATACCAGATTTCAGTTCAGGTTTTAAGAATAGAAGCCAGTATATTGGCATATGTTGCTGATttgcaaaaacaaataaaagggtTGCACTTTTCTGACACACTAATTAAAAGTAATGTAGTGTAGAAAAATGAAAATCTAACAAGATTAGTGTTGGAACTTGTACACCATGGTTCGATAGGTGTGCATTGGGATACAAAAATAACAGTATCATTATGTTTACAGTTGCCCAAAAGGCTAGACAAGTGTCCACAAGGTGGAAGGGAAAAGTATCCAAAGCCAGAACTCCCTAgcttattaaatattaaaatgaaacacaaaaaggGGCATGTGATGGATGTTAGGCTTATATTTCATTAGTGTACTGAGCTAATTCAAAAGCACAGAATGGAAGTGAGTAGGGAAATAATCAGAAAAAGATTTGGAATGTGATGCCTGAAAGGATGATgtaagcagattcaataataacttatAAGAGAGGATTGGATAATTTAATCGTTAGATTTAAACAGTTATAGGAAAAGAGCATGGAAGTGGGGCTGATGGGATAGATCCTTGGAAGAACTAGCAGGGATGgagtgggctgagtggcctctttcgGTGAATTTTAACTTCTGACATGTTTTATTTTCCCTAAGGGGGTTAGAGAAATTGTGCCTTTTTGCTGTGAAATTAATCAAGATTTAAATgtactcattttttaaaaaaatatagtttATTATATTTGTCTTTTatctattttatttcatttaggtAAATCTAAAAAAGGTGAAGATTGTGATAAAGGACCATCCAGTCAAAACAACATGGAAATAATGGAAAATGGTGCAAGTGTATCCTTTCCGGGCACATTTAATACTTTTCCAACTGAGGAATTGGGTgagtttgttttaattaatttattaaatcAAAGAAATTTACTTAAAGTCTGTAtcaaaaattataattaaatgttTTATCTTCAATAGATTAttccttaatttttttctaattaacGAATGAAATCATTTAATGTGTTTTGTAGTAAGTTTGCATATCTTTTTTTTCCTAGGTATCTTGGTACCTTTACCTTCAGCAGTCTCTGAGAAAGAGTCAAATAGTTACACACAGAAGGACAAAGATGATGGAGCAATGCATATTACCAGAATACCTATAGAATCAAATTTAACTACAAcatccaaaataaaagaaaatcagattCTTCCAAACCTCAGTATAACTGATGCAAACAAATCTGTGACTTCAATCGACAGTCTGAGTTCCAGCCCCCAGGCATCCAAATGTAGCTGTTGGGTGGCTGGAGAAGCTTCTTCAATGTCAGATCGTCCTTCACCTGTTGCTGTAATCCACACAACTGTGTCAGAGTCACAAGGAACTGGGGACGTTGCTGATATGGAAACTGAGACCCAGTCACCTTCCGCTGGTAATGGAAAAACGGAACCGTCTCCAGTTGTGCAACAGCAGCTCTCTGAGGAAACTCTGGCTATTGAGGAGTTCAGTAATCAGAATGAGAATGTGGAATCACCATCCAAAATTACATGTCAAAATGGCATTGCTTCAGACATTAATGATATGCCTTCAGATTGTGTTAGTAACGAATCAAAAGCAGATACAAGTCAACATAAGCTTGAAATGCCAGCAATGAAAGCTCCCAGTGCTACTAGAGCAAGTGTTGAGGCTGCAGCTGCAGTTTGTGATGTACCACCTTCAACTTCTGAAGCATCGGTTCAGTCAACTTTTGCAGTTCAGAAAAGTTCTGCATTTGAGCTGCCTCCAATGGACAGAAGAAACCCTTTATTGATTGATTCTGATGACACTTTTGTTACTGTGGTGCCAAATCAGCAAAATCTTGTGTACACATCAGGAATAACTAGAAGCCCTGCTTTAACCACTGCAACACAGTCTCAAACTCTTATTTCTTCTTACCCTGAAGCATCAAATAGTTCTGCTGTAAGTTCTAGTTCAGTGAACATTAAATCTGATGGGAAAAAAGTGAACATTGTTTCTGCAGAAGTAGAATTACCTGATCGAACAGAACCAGTTTCTTCCTCAGTATCATCATCCAAATCAAATTCTGAGGGCAAGGCTACAACCTTACAACCAAGCTTTGTTAGTTCAGGCTTGAATCCTGCAACTGAAAGTGTTTCAACTAACATGATGCCCAAGTCACCCATCACTGCCACTTCTGCAAACTCTGATGTTATCTCCACTTCCAAAGTTTCAAATGCTGAACCTTCCAGCACCATGGAGGTAGACCCCACAAATATAGTAACGCTCAAAATAATTATAAGTGATGATCCCAAACAATCTTCATCTGATACAGAATTAAATAATGCTGTGTCCAGTATTACAAATGAAAACGTACCAACAATTGTGTTGTCTTCTCCAGGTGGTACACCCTTAAAAGGCAAAGAATTGAGTCAACATTCAAGTAACAATTGTGTTGCTGTTACAGAAACCATCTCCAGACATAATTTATGTGCGAGAAATAAAGAAACTGAAAGTGCTGTAAGTAGTTTGGAAATGCCAGAGGAGCCTGAAAGCAGTGTGCAGAATGTTGTGTCAGCTGATCTGGAAACTATGCCCACACAAAGCACTGCCTCTAGCAATGTTACAGTTAACATACCACCTCAATCCAACAATAGTCTGTCCACTCAAAATCCACTTAGTTTAAACAAAGACACTGGGCTTATACAATTATTGCCTGCTGCTACCACGTTTGGGCAGTCCAGCAATGTTCTGATAGCAGCTTGCGTGCAAGATTCTGCAGGACAACCTTTGATGAAAGGAGATGAATCTAATAATGGTAACACATTCATTTTGGATCACCGTGGAGGTTCTGCAAATGTCTTGATGCTACCAAGCAGCTCTACTTCTGCAACCATATCAACATCAGTTCCTCAGGCTTTAGCTACACCTCCAAGGCCAAGCACTGTTTTTACCATGGGACAGCCTGTGTCTTCAAGTTTTTCTCAAGGTATTTGTGCCTGTAATGATACTCCAATTGAAACTAGTGTTTCAAATCTATCAAAGGACAATTAATAGAATTTATAGATCACCAATTTATCACTGTGATGTGGCCaacttttatttttccattattgCATAGCAGTTTCCAATTTCATTAAGCATCCATTTGATGCCTATATCAATTATATAAACAAATCATGCAGTAATAGAAGTGGTATGAATAGGTAAGGTAGAGGGCAAATGTCAACTGGAACTTCCCCcccctgcagtttcttctgtctTCGCTTGTACTTTCTGTGATACCTATATTGATATTTGGGCAAGCAGTTTGGCAAAGAACACAGACTGAGCTAATACATTACAGCAAAGAGGTTGGGATGTGCTTTTCTTCTCTGTGGTTATGTATTGCTCCCTGCATTTACTCAGGGTATCTTGGTTAGTGCTAATTCAAggtacatttttattttcttttgctattTCTTGTGAGGATATTCAAGTGAACGACAGTGGCCTGCTTTAATGAATAAATGCTACCAAGTGATGTTCCATTTGAAATTTTTCTTCTCCATAAATGAGCTGATCATTGCCTCTAAGCATAGTAGCTAAAAATATAAAGTTTTCCAACTTGGCCTGATACTAACAGTTGaaatgtgatttcttttttttttgtttaggttCAACTTTTATTATCACATCCCCTGTTCAGCCGATGCTGCAAGGAGTAATGGGAATGATTCCAGTTTCAATAATGGGTCCAAGTAGTGGAACCTCATTCACTATGTCACCCCAACAGGCAAGATCATATGTATTCTGTTTGCACAGATAATATAATCTGTGACTTTGGTGAGGTGTTCAAGGATAAGTGGAATTATTCTGTCATAAATACTGTATAATTATAGAAATTACAGCACAAAGATTAATTtgctcattgtaacagtgccaTTGGAAAATAAGTCTTAATTTGCCATTTGTAAAGTATTTGTATCCCAACTGAGATGTATGTTATTACAACACTTAATTTTCCCTCCCTTCCTATCCAAGAACAAAAGCGATCACTTTACAAGAGCATCTtgcatttttaaatgtgatgaggtgcTTCCCAGGAGATAATTGGAGAAAAATTGATTGAGCTAAGTGGAACAGATGATAGGAGCTTGAGCTGGGAGATCGGTTTTTAAGTGCACCTTAAAGGAGGGCAGGGGCGGAGAGTTGGGGAAAGACTACCAAACTTTGGGTAGCTAGACAGACAAAGGTATAACTGGCAGTGAAGGACATGTAGAATGCACAAGGAGCCAAAGTTAAAGgagtggagggtgtggggagttAGAAAATGGAATGGATGAAGCCAGGTTGGGGATTTGAACAATAGGATTTCAAAATTCGGAAGTTGCAGGATTGGAAGCCAGTTTTGTCAGTGTATGGGAGACTTAGTGAACAGGTGTGCGAGTTAGAATAAAGATAGTATTAATAACCTATGCACAATATTTCGATACTTCACCTATACGGTTGCTGTCAATTCAAGTAAAGAGATTCTGACTTGCCAAATGAGCTAGAGACCAAGTATTTTATATTAGATTAAATATTGTCAGCGCCATCCAGAGTGTGTGGGTTCACTGTGGTGCTTTGAAGCACTGCGCAAAGATTGTCTGAGGGAGAAGGGAGGCTGGGGAGTACAAGTTGGTCTCTGGGTTATTCTTGTGTACCTCTTTGGAGTCTGTCATGTAGAGGGACTTTGGAGATTTAGGACTCGTTTCTGGGACATGAAAGCTCCATAGCGTACTGGAAAGGGGTAAGAATCTCTTTTGACAGGCAAAAGCTGTAATATATCTCCACATGTAGTATTTTATAGTTACTGAACTTTCTATTTGTATCAGCAGGCTCTCCGTATGCCAGTATCATCTTCACTTGGCAAAAAATGTAATAGGTTCAGCAAACTTCCCATTTCGAGGAAACCACCACAGTTAGCAGTTCAACCAAGCACCTTAAATACAGGTTAGCAACTATCGAAAGAAATTtctattggggggtggggggggtcgcGGGATCTACAAACAGTGTTCCTATATTCCTTAATATTGTATGTTTCCTGCTTGTTATCCTGCTTAAGCA
The sequence above is drawn from the Pristis pectinata isolate sPriPec2 chromosome 11, sPriPec2.1.pri, whole genome shotgun sequence genome and encodes:
- the npat gene encoding protein NPAT — translated: MLLPSDVARLVLGYLQQEKLSNTCRAFILESCDLKEYAEHSTEDGVVPACLLSLFGKNLKTILNEYVVMKARDSMPEAPAVLPSLWRKLEYTLSQIRSLQQSSVALAANQRARTKNALNELRRQGNCSSRQMPRVNSGLLAISSQTEQRIITPLSASPVVIAHGSGTSPLIPQTRPDGYANQIRSQDASRPAANSTGEALHIVVPGPYDRRLQPEHVSPGKRKCDSPRKRSGFVSGHNSATRSVESEVEECQVEMAAESFPQRVIENAREKILKDRSLLEKLAENINKVMFSETGAGHPPKPPDSSSTLPDQSIDEILGLGDEVHMSDEAIQDILEQTESDPAFQALFDLFDYGKSKKGEDCDKGPSSQNNMEIMENGASVSFPGTFNTFPTEELGILVPLPSAVSEKESNSYTQKDKDDGAMHITRIPIESNLTTTSKIKENQILPNLSITDANKSVTSIDSLSSSPQASKCSCWVAGEASSMSDRPSPVAVIHTTVSESQGTGDVADMETETQSPSAGNGKTEPSPVVQQQLSEETLAIEEFSNQNENVESPSKITCQNGIASDINDMPSDCVSNESKADTSQHKLEMPAMKAPSATRASVEAAAAVCDVPPSTSEASVQSTFAVQKSSAFELPPMDRRNPLLIDSDDTFVTVVPNQQNLVYTSGITRSPALTTATQSQTLISSYPEASNSSAVSSSSVNIKSDGKKVNIVSAEVELPDRTEPVSSSVSSSKSNSEGKATTLQPSFVSSGLNPATESVSTNMMPKSPITATSANSDVISTSKVSNAEPSSTMEVDPTNIVTLKIIISDDPKQSSSDTELNNAVSSITNENVPTIVLSSPGGTPLKGKELSQHSSNNCVAVTETISRHNLCARNKETESAVSSLEMPEEPESSVQNVVSADLETMPTQSTASSNVTVNIPPQSNNSLSTQNPLSLNKDTGLIQLLPAATTFGQSSNVLIAACVQDSAGQPLMKGDESNNGNTFILDHRGGSANVLMLPSSSTSATISTSVPQALATPPRPSTVFTMGQPVSSSFSQGSTFIITSPVQPMLQGVMGMIPVSIMGPSSGTSFTMSPQQALRMPVSSSLGKKCNRFSKLPISRKPPQLAVQPSTLNTGSTPVIGTLISIDTSITQNTNQLRRSENADQNVPPVDQVGKSRERPVEISNASSSKLKAQHHRRVLCFDRASSTESIQSTTESNTSQEKKENRADKSQPDRLFVFQNKERSERTDAGVNKGREVQNKSEKNKSSSSGPLYDSFHKATANKENEAIQDQVRQRSREASDLSNAQMQKKGAQNERPNSQTDVVPKDGVSKITQSESHLECKKVNTALVVSQEIATKRNTDKNDSFSLTSTLTKQAAEMLQDMQRQSPISKQTSNGDLSVPRTPGSAVHEGLDDCTDVQQTPQNKGLGDEKASPRVMVPPTTPDIPTCSPASEAGSENSVSMAAHTLMILSRAAIARTTGTTPLKDNTCQIRSPLSQTKKRKLEEREEEYRQQSLSSKTDFQSSNSPGRKKRSKSHKHKRKKHLDSFPVEMDVDKFLSSLQYDE